The following proteins come from a genomic window of Tepidiforma thermophila:
- a CDS encoding acyclic terpene utilization AtuA family protein, whose amino-acid sequence MRQRGEAPARIANCSGFYGDRLSAAREMVEGGPIDFLTGDYLAELTLLILWKARQKDPNAGYAATFLRQLEEVLGTCLERGIRIVTNAGGLNPAGMAMRVRQICDRLGLQARVMHIEGDDLLPRLPSLLEREPLAHMDTGQPLREAGIQPVAANAYLGAWGIVEALEAGADIVICPRVTDASLVVGPAAWWYGWKRDDWDRLAGAVAAGHIIECGAQATGGNYAFFQEVPGLEHPGFPIAEVAEDGSSVITKHPGTGGLVSVGTVTAQLLYEIGEARYLNPDVVTRFDTIRLEQEGRDRVRVWGTRGEPAPATTKVCINYVGGYRNSVTFVLTGLDIEEKADLALRSLFAGIGGREAFEQVDVQLVRTDRPDPPSNELASAMLRVTVKDRDPAKVGRAFSNAAIELALANYPGFYVTAPPGSEDAYGVYWPALVPRSEVQEVVVTDDGRTIPVTQPPSGEASALVGAPAPVRAPRGPTVRVPLGLVFGARSGDKGGNANVGVWARSDAGYAWLAEFLTEDRLRDLIPEARPLRVTRVLLPNLRAINFVIHGLLGEGVAASTRQDPQAKSLGEYLRARVVELPARLLADVPEPAASRNA is encoded by the coding sequence ATGCGGCAACGTGGGGAAGCACCGGCTCGTATCGCGAACTGTTCCGGGTTCTACGGAGACCGGCTGTCGGCGGCCCGGGAGATGGTCGAGGGCGGCCCGATCGATTTCCTGACGGGCGACTACCTTGCGGAGCTGACGCTCCTTATCCTCTGGAAGGCGCGGCAGAAGGACCCGAACGCGGGGTACGCCGCGACCTTTCTCCGGCAGCTGGAGGAGGTGCTTGGGACCTGCCTCGAACGGGGCATCCGGATCGTTACGAACGCCGGCGGGCTGAACCCGGCGGGCATGGCGATGCGGGTCCGGCAAATCTGCGACCGGCTGGGGCTGCAGGCAAGGGTCATGCACATCGAGGGGGACGACCTTCTGCCGCGTCTGCCGTCGCTGCTGGAGCGGGAGCCGCTCGCGCACATGGATACGGGGCAGCCGCTGCGCGAGGCGGGGATTCAGCCAGTGGCCGCCAACGCGTACCTGGGCGCCTGGGGCATTGTTGAGGCGCTGGAGGCGGGCGCCGACATCGTCATTTGCCCGCGGGTGACCGATGCTTCGCTCGTGGTTGGGCCGGCGGCCTGGTGGTACGGCTGGAAGCGGGACGACTGGGACCGCCTGGCGGGAGCCGTCGCGGCGGGGCACATCATCGAGTGCGGGGCGCAGGCGACGGGCGGCAACTACGCCTTCTTCCAGGAGGTGCCGGGGCTCGAGCACCCGGGCTTCCCCATTGCCGAGGTGGCCGAGGACGGGTCGAGCGTGATCACGAAGCACCCGGGCACCGGAGGGCTGGTCTCCGTTGGGACCGTTACGGCGCAGCTCCTCTACGAAATCGGCGAGGCACGGTACCTGAACCCGGATGTCGTGACCCGCTTCGACACGATCCGGCTGGAGCAGGAAGGACGTGACCGCGTACGGGTGTGGGGGACCCGGGGCGAACCCGCGCCGGCGACCACCAAGGTCTGCATCAACTACGTCGGAGGGTACCGGAACTCGGTCACGTTTGTGCTGACGGGACTGGACATCGAGGAGAAAGCGGACCTTGCGCTGCGGTCGCTCTTTGCGGGCATCGGCGGGCGCGAGGCGTTCGAACAGGTGGATGTCCAGCTGGTCCGCACGGACCGGCCCGACCCGCCATCGAACGAGCTTGCCAGCGCGATGCTGCGGGTGACGGTGAAGGACCGCGACCCGGCAAAGGTGGGGCGGGCGTTTTCGAACGCGGCGATCGAGCTGGCGCTGGCGAACTATCCCGGCTTTTATGTCACCGCGCCGCCGGGATCCGAAGATGCCTACGGGGTGTACTGGCCGGCGCTCGTCCCGCGCTCGGAGGTACAGGAGGTGGTGGTGACCGACGACGGGCGCACCATCCCGGTGACGCAGCCCCCTTCAGGGGAAGCGTCCGCCCTGGTTGGGGCGCCGGCGCCGGTGCGCGCTCCGCGCGGCCCGACCGTGCGGGTGCCGCTGGGGCTCGTCTTCGGCGCGCGGTCGGGGGACAAGGGCGGAAATGCGAACGTCGGGGTATGGGCGCGCAGCGACGCCGGCTACGCGTGGCTGGCGGAGTTCCTGACGGAGGACCGGCTGCGCGACCTGATTCCGGAGGCGCGGCCGCTCCGGGTCACCCGCGTACTGCTACCGAACCTGCGGGCGATAAATTTCGTGATTCACGGGCTGCTCGGGGAGGGGGTCGCGGCATCGACGCGGCAGGACCCGCAGGCGAAGAGCCTCGGCGAGTATCTGCGCGCTCGGGTGGTGGAGCTGCCGGCGCGGCTGCTCGCCGACGTCCCCGAGCCGGCAGCCAGCCGGAACGCCTGA